The Streptomyces vinaceus genome contains the following window.
CCTTCCGGCGCGGGGGATTTGACACGGGCGATTTCGCGACACGGCGGTGGCCGGTTCGGTATTGCTGACGTTCTGGGAGGGCCGGGCCAGCGTCCCGCTTCGGGTACCGGAATGTATTCGGACAGGCGAACGGGCTCGGCGGTGGAGCGGTACGGGCCGAGGGAGCGCGGCGAAGGCCGAGGTGGCGGCGGGCCGGTACTACGGGACGGATGATGTTGACGCCTTTTACGCCCGGGTGTGGGGAGGCGAGGACATCCATACCAGCGTCTACGCCCACGGGAGGGAGTCGGTGGCGGCGGCCTCTCGCCCGAGGGTCGAGCTGGCGGCCGCGAAGGTGGCCGGCCGTCTCGGTCCGGGGCGCACGGTGCTGGACCTCGGCTCCGGCTTCGGGGCCCGCCCGCTACCTGGCCGGGCGTTTCGGTTGCCGGGTGGTGGCGCTGAACATTAGCGAACCGCAGAACGAGCGGCACCGCCGGACCAACGCGGCCCAGGGCCTGGATGGGCTCATCGAGGTCGTCACCGGGCCCTTCCAGGACATCCCGTACCCGCCTGACTCGTTCGACGTGGTGTGGTCGCAGGAGGCCTTCTGCCACAGCGGCGACCGTCACCAGCTCCTCGCAGAGGCGGTCCGCGTCCTGAATCCGCAAGGAGGGCGTCGACTTCGACGACCGCAGCGACCAGCTGCTCACTCACTACCTGCGTCTGACCAAGGAGACCGGGCAACGAGCGGGCGAACTCCGTCATCTGATCAGTCCCGCTTATCTCGAAGGTCTGCTTCAGAACGTACCGCTCTGGGTGGAGGCCTGCCGTACGGGCCTCATGAGTGGGGGAACCTTCCACGGCCGCCGGCTATGAGAGCCGTCCGTCCGCGGCCGGGCGGACCTGAAGACGTGAGCAGGCTGCCCGGTGCAGCCCGATCGGCCGGCCGTCCTCGGAGCCGTCGGTGGGGCGGTGCGTCATGCCGGGACAGGGCCTGTCCGAACGCCGGCCTCGGATCTGCCGGTCGGCGCCGGGCTGAGCCTGAGCATCACGACGTAGGCGACCACCACCGCGACGATGACCAGAGGCATGACGGTGAGGCCCTGCGATCCGAGCAGCAGGGTGGCCAGCAGCACCGACGTCAACGGGAGCCTGAGCATGGTGACCGACATGGCTCCGATGCCCATGGCGAACGCCGGGGTGAGCTGCAGCCCTGGAAGATGCGACAGGGCGATCCCGCCCGCGGCCCCCAGGAACATCGCGGGGAAGATCGGGCCGCCCCGGAAAGCGCTCAGCGAGACGCAGTACGCGATGCCCTTGCAGACCACCAGAAGCGTCAACGTGCCGACGGTGTAATCGGCGCTGTTCGCCAACAGCGGACCCAGCGCGCTCTGCCCCGAATACATCACCTCGGTCGCGGCCTTCCCGGTGCCCTGGGCGTAGGCGATGGCGAACCCGCCGATCACCAGGCCCATCAGGACGGTGGCGGGAAGCCGGCGCCGTTCGACGCGCTGCTGCAGCCACAGGGCGAGTCGGCGGATGCCCGTGCCGACGAGGGCCATCGCGAGTCCGATGACGAGTGCCCAGCCGAATTCGGCGACGGTGGGCGAGTCGGCGTGCGGCACGTCCCGAACGGCCAGCGAAAACGTGCCGAGACCGGTCCAGTTGTCCAGGCCGATGAAGACGAGCGAGCCGATACCGGCGGCGAGCAGGCCCGGCACCAGCACGACCCCGAGCATCGGCCCGCCGATTCCCGACACCTCCATGAGGAGGAAGGCCCCGGTAATGGGG
Protein-coding sequences here:
- a CDS encoding chloride channel protein, with amino-acid sequence MSADSPVGAPGTPSTDPFAQVRTRGYIGLLLMAAVLGVPISAGAYGFLALVDVLQPWTYTDLPKALGFRGTPPWWPLPLLAGAGLLVGVTIRYLPGIGGHKPAEGLSTAGPPKARELPGVLLAALATLGLGAVLGPEAPLIMLGSGVALWLVRLLKPDLPKQAGAVIGAAGSFAAVSTLLGSPITGAFLLMEVSGIGGPMLGVVLVPGLLAAGIGSLVFIGLDNWTGLGTFSLAVRDVPHADSPTVAEFGWALVIGLAMALVGTGIRRLALWLQQRVERRRLPATVLMGLVIGGFAIAYAQGTGKAATEVMYSGQSALGPLLANSADYTVGTLTLLVVCKGIAYCVSLSAFRGGPIFPAMFLGAAGGIALSHLPGLQLTPAFAMGIGAMSVTMLRLPLTSVLLATLLLGSQGLTVMPLVIVAVVVAYVVMLRLSPAPTGRSEAGVRTGPVPA